A window of Daucus carota subsp. sativus chromosome 2, DH1 v3.0, whole genome shotgun sequence genomic DNA:
GTTTATAAATCACATCAACATTACAATTAATTCATTAGCACTTTATCAAATTCTAGAGTGAACAAAAAGTATCAGCTAGATCCATTCAGCAAAATAGCTGTTTTTATCGTGAAATGGTACTTACAACCCAAGTCATCCGATTTTTCAGTTCATCCATGGCATTTGAATCTTTTGTTTTCTTCATTAATTTCTTCAATTCCTgccaacaaaaaaataatatatattattgttggctaaattggcaTTAACAAGATACTTTAGGATGCAATCTTTTATATGTTCTCTCCAAAAACATACCTCTTTTTCTGCTGGAAGTTCACGCtcatacaaaaaattatatcttttCTTGAACCTAAGAGATTTTGAAACAAGTTAATTATATAATCTCTGTTCGAAATACAAGCCTTTTAACTTCTCGAAAACTACAGTTGAGAAAGACAAACATGATAACATTAATCAGCTACATAAGCCTACAAATATTATGTcgataaacaaataaaaaagtaaaataaggGACGGTAGTACTGAAAAGTATATGGATTTTATGTCTTTACACCTGTGCCCACTAAAATGACccaaattatcataaaattttatgctTAAATGCTTGTTCTAATGTCCACTCAGCTACTGGTAGATATTCTCTAGCtaacaacaaataaatatttaataagaatatatatttcgCTTTCAGCACAGACTAAAACCTACAATATCCATAGAATAATATTGCACATAATAATGTAAACATTGTTTCAGCTAGTAATAAGTAACAAACAAGGGAAGATAGTACACATAATCATGTAAACATTGTTTCAGCTAGTAACAAGTAACAACCAAGGGAAGATAGTACAGGTAAGAAAGAAAGCTGCTGTCAACAGCCAAACAATGAACTCTTTAGCTATGTAGTCAATATGTATAGACGTGAGGATTTAAAAGAAGATGAAACATGGGTCTAAGGTGATACAGAGGAATGATGGGAAGCATGGGCTTTAGTGTCTTACCCGTCCACATCAAGTTCGCCACATAATGTCTCAAACCGGGGATCACGCACAGCCtattaaaaacaaaacacaTTAGTCGAAATGAATGATATGACAAGCCTCAATCATCTTCTTTTTTATCGTAATCAAAATTTGTAACAAATCAAGTCTGAGAGACCAACAACAGTCTTCTCAGTAATGTAAACTAGCTGTCAATGGACTTGCGTAGATATAATAAAAAGAGACCCTGTTAATGAGAATTTGTATTAGAACTAATTCCCAGTCCCATCAAGTGGGTTGAAGACTTGAAGTGCCATGATCCAAACGGCCGCAGATAGAAACTAATTTCTATTTAGGCCATCCTCTATTCCAGACTAAAGAAGCTATTCAAGGGTGTGTGCGTAAGAAAACATACTTATTCAAAAATGTAATAAGCATTCATAATCAGTAGCTTCCAATAgaccaaattaaaaaataaaattttccaaTCCAACTAGCACAATACTACACACATAATCACATCAAACAACTggatcaataatcaatataacattactcaacattaaaattacacTGGCCAACTAACCTTCTTAGGAACTTGAATAACTTCTCTAAATCTCGCAACAGGTTTTTTGCTAGTGACTTCCATCGGCCTTCAAACAAATAATTACAAACTATCAACACTTTAATCGTAAACCACACAACCAAGAAACAGAACAAAGTAAATTCCCAAAATCAACCTGTTCTTATTAGCCCGACTAGTACTTTTCTGAGAATTAGGCTTCTGATAAACAGTATGTGACCCGTCACACCGAGCTTTCTGCAAGTCCTCAAATGTAACATCAGCAAGCTCCCTCTTTATATCATCTTCCTACAAACCTCAAATTTACGATTATAAGCACAAAATCAGCTATATCATTGAAAATACAAATATGGGTGCTTTAAATTTCATACTTTATTGCATAAACATGCACATCAATGTGTAAAGTACACAAACGCAACTATATCAAAGCAAATACAAACATGGGTCTATCAAGatttatacaaatacaaatcaatGTGCATATTACAGAAATTACAGATACCTACAAATACAAGCATGGGTTTATcaagattcatattttaatgcaTACATAAACAAATTAGTGTGTAAATTGAGgtttatatatacaaacatatagATACAGAAATTAGAGATACTTACATCTTCAGAGGACGATAAAGATTGGTTTTTTTTATCATCTTCATCGCTATCGGACTCAAACTTGATTTTAGATGAAGTGGGCTTGGCAAACTCAGGCTTTCTCATCGTGATTCGGGTTTGATTAAGCTTTGTATTTGCCCAAAATCAAGGAAAAGAGGTCAAGTGAAGGATACTATACAAGTACGTTAAACCCTAATTCGTTCGTACATGTTCCCCATTAATGGGTTGACCCGTACTCCGACCCGAtcatatttttgtgatttttcaatttttttaaaggaATTTTGAGTATGAAATTGATGAAAATATCGGATTTTGGAGGGCGGAAATAACAAAATACTAGTGAGTTTTGGATAAGTTAACAAAATACagatttttcagaaataaaatttgacatatcttcaataatttatatattaaataaaagattcaattagttatttaaattgaaaattCACAATTTTCGTATAATGTTTATACCTTTTTTTGAAttggaaaaatgaaaatatgttagaacaaacagatattttaaaaataactcgTGCTTGCATCATCTTTAATCTAGATATTATTAAAAGAAATGGTTATTTGAATTTAGGGAAAGAACCGGTCAAAAGCTTGATAGTTAGGAAAAAAACTTGTAATAATCCTTGTATTTTTATCACTCAATATtcatgtaaaatcattttttttgaaaaatatatatttaatttttaatttgatttagtttcatacaatattatttaaaactgaCCAAAAAGACTATTGAAATGTTGCATAAGAGTAGTATGTTGGTATATAATAATAGCACAATAACCAGCTTAATCTAGCTTTGTTCTAGAGACATCTCATATGTTCAGTTTTTGACATAGTTTAATCTTATGAGGCCCAGCAATTTGTCTAACTTTCTATGCTCCCacacaaaaaaacaaataacaataataacttTAATTATGATCAGAACACTATTTAGTTAGAGTAAAAGATAAATTATAATTCTCATACAATATTGAGTTAGAGTAATGATTATTTAATCTTTctaaaaattaacctctgatcCTATATATCCAATTATGCTAtctttcaaattaatataatattaaattttagaaaaattaaatcaatatttcCAAAAATGAAACTCAAGAAAGTACAGTAAATCAATTTCCTGgaaatttcaacaaaatgatAATAAAGTACACAACGGTCAAGTGAAGAAGCATCGCCCAACAAGCACACTCAACTGGTTTTTTTCTCGAAAAAGCAAATAAATATGTCATCAAATATTACAACGGTACTATTTCATTAACGGTCATGTAGACACTCAATCTAAACCGTCAATCTTTACATCAAACGGTCATAAATCAACAGTGACCCATTTGTACATGCAAATGCAATAGTGTTATACCAGCTCAAGATACAAACTTTACCTCATTTCATAACACCCCTTCTCCAGTAAACTTATAAAGATTCAAGCTTTATTGCTAATTAGCTCTTTTGGGTACTTGGGTTTTGTTTTCTTGATGATTGTTCTtgaaagattgaatctttattTGTAATTCAACTTTTTGGTACTTGGGTTGTGTTTTGTTGATGATTGTTGTAGTTCTTTTGTGCTTTTTTGACTGGGATTGAGTATTGAACTTGTAATGGACTTGTGGAAGGCTTCGAAAGCCGGGATGGGTCATTCATCTTCATCAGTTTCTCAGTTCTTCAGCTACCCGTTTGAGATGGAGTTCGAGGTTCATTCAGCTGAGCAATTGAGGTTCTTTCTAGTTAATATTCACtgaatgttttaaaatccgatggtcaTTTTTCGGTAGGTTTGTTTTCTTATACTCCTCTTAAATTCTTTGATTCTTTATTGTGTCTAATTCTTACTGATTGCATTCTATTCTTTGTTGCACATATCATTATTTATCATTGACATAGAGACACAAGACTGATCTTTTTTCACTGATTTTATTCGTTATCTTGCCATCGGATTCTAAATTCTTTTGTTGAACACACACACTCACAGTTTGATACTCTGCAATATTACATTCTTTAAATTTATACAAACTGATCATACATTGCATAGTTAATTGACTTTTCTTGAACAAAGAAACATATAAAAGAAGTAATTAAGGTTCGGAAGGCGGTTTAAAGTATGTTGGCCGGGTGTCCTTCCACATTATTGTCTCCGAGGCATAGATTGAGGAGTGAAGCATCTGCGCAATTTCAAGCTTGTCATTTTCCTTCAATGAGCACGCAGAGACTGGAGTTGCCATGTAGTTTTACGCGGAAAGAGACCTCAAGATCGCAATCCATAAGGCCTGTTGTTAACCTTTCAATTGAGAAGCCAGCGGAAGCCAGGACGAGTAGTTGTTCCCTCAAGAAAAGCATTAGTCTTCCACCCTTGACAACCGCAGGTCAAGTTGTATTTCATGATGGTAgattagagaggagagatgagtTCCGGGATAAAAACAAGAACAGATTGAAGAGGTTTGCGGATGAGAATTTCTTTGATGAGGATATTAATAGAGCTAAGAAAATAAGGGGTAGCAGAAAGTATGATGATTCTTCAGAAGGGGGTGAGAACTTATGCTTAGATCAGCATTGGTTTCATCAGAGCTTTGAGGTCCCAACGTCTGTGTCACAGTTTTCGGGCCTTAATCCACAACAAGCTCCTTTCTCTCTTGTATATTCAGAGGAGGAGGATACATGTGTTGCTTCGAGCAAGGTGACTATTTCTCCTTTGCCAAACAATCCTTGGGCGGAATCAGTTGTAACTGAGTTTCCCAAGCTAGGCGAGAGGGATGTTGAGCCAAGCCAAGCAATAGCGAAGGAGGCATCCGAATCAAGTACATCCTCAGGGAGTGATAACAATTTGGCTAACAGGGTGCATGACGATGCCACAGAACATGAGATAGGTAATGTGTCTAGACCACATAACCCTAATGGAAGTACTGGTTTTGTAGCAGGGAGCAGTGATGGCAATGGGGACCATGACGGATTTGAGCTAGTTAGCTTACTCATGGCCTGTATCGACGCAATTCACTTGAAGAACATTGAAGGAGTTAATCATTTTATAGCTAAGTTGGGGGAACTTGCTTCTCCACGAGGATCTTCTATAAGTCGTCTAACAGCTTATTTTACTGAAGCCATGGCTTTACGAGTTGCAAGGGTTTGGCCTCATATCTTTTACATTAATACACCACGCGAGCTTAATTCAGCTGAGGAAGAAAGTGGCACTGCACTAAGGCTTTTGAACCAGGTTAGCCCGATTCCACAGTTCATTCATTTCACAGCAAATGAGGTTCTGCTAAGAGGGTTTGAAGGGAAGGACAGGGTTCATATAATAGATTTTGACATTAAACAAGGACTTCAGTGGCCTAGCTTCTTTCAGAGCTTGGCCTTTCGGAATAACCCCCCAAGTCATGTTAGGATCACCGGCATTGGTGAATCCAAGCAAGATCTTATCGAAACAGGTGAGAGGCTAGCTGGATTTGCCAGAGCATTAAACCTACAGTTCGAGTTCCATCCAGTTGTTGACAGGTTAGAAGATGTCAGATTGTGGATGCTACATGTCAAGGAAGGAGAGTGTGTGGCTGTGAATTGTATATTCCAACTGCACAAGATGCTCTATGATGGCAGCGGAGGGATACTTATGGACTTCCTGGGATTACTTCGCAGCACTAACCCCACAATTGTTGTCATGGCGGAGCAAGAAGCAGACCACAATTACCAGAGCTTAGAAACAAGACTTTACAACTCACTGAAGTATTACGGTGCCATTTTCGACTCTCTTGACCTTGGCCTTCCACAAGACAGCCTGGCCAGGATCAAAATAGAGGAGATGTTTGGACGCGaaatcaaaaacattatttCTTGTGAAGGTCGCGACAGATTGGAGAGGCATGAAAATTTCGGGAAGTGGAGCCACTTGATGGAGTCAGGAGGGTTTCGTAACATAGGAATCACAGAGAGAGAATTTCTTCAGAGTCGAATGCTGTTGAAAATGTACTCTTTTGATAATTATAGAGTGGAAAAGCAAGGCCTTGATGATGGCTCTAGTGCACTTACTCTAAGCTGGTCAGACCAATCCCTTTACACAGTTTCAGCATGGGCGCCTCTTGATATTGCAGGGAGCTCCACATCTTACTCACAACCTAGTTAATCATCTTATtccaacatcatcatcatcatcatcatcatctttatCCGAGAACACAATTATACAAATTCTTTGTAGGCACAGAAATCCGTTATCATTTTTTCATTCTTTTGTTTCAGATAAGATTTGTCTAGAGATATAGAATATGTTAGCACTAGCATTGGCTCTATCACTCAGTTTCAGAGAGTCTGTCAAATTCATGTTTTATTCTTTGATTCATTACTATGTAATTTGCATCTCAACTTGGATTTGTATCAATGAAAATGCTTCTTTTGTTACCATTTACCTACACATCTTCTCCAATCATATTGGCTGGCAAATATTTCTTGCTACAGAGGAATTCGATTTTCTGATATCcacaacaaattaaaattacaattttGTTATGGATATTAGAAGAGaaatcattattataatttgttatttatcTTGGAATAGGATAAGAGCATGTGGCTTACTCATCCACTCAGTTAATCAACTATAGCACGCCATAGTTGAACTTCCCAGCTCTAATCAAATCATTCAGTTCTTTTGGAAAACATGAAAACCATCTAGTTTGCACGCAATTTATGTTCAAAAAaatagtttatatattataatctcGTAAATCAAATATACCAGACTTTTGTTTTTCgaaaaataattgtaaaaaaattagtaaatgtAGGAGAATCGGTCATCATTATATTACGAGAGGAGGAGAGGTTTGAGAAAGTCTCGAGTTCTTAGTCTCATATGATCTTAGTAAGTCCACCCAGACACGGACATAGTGCACTATATTCGACAACCAAATTACATTTGCTGTATTTTTAGAAACAAGAAGAAATAAAGATTCGATCTGGTCTGCACGTTTTACTTTTAAAGTAGTGGTTATAAAGTAGTTGTTTTACATGTATCACTATGTATGTTTAACTTTTTACAGCAACAAGAAGAAAACACACACTACTGTGTGTTTTTCTCCTTTCAAAAATGGAACTTGAACTAGTTTCAATGGCTTCAGCAATCGGAGTATCCGTCCCGGTGCTCCGGTTCCTCCTCTGTTTCATTGCTACAATTCCGGTCAGTTATTTCCATCAACTAATCCCGGGTGGCGCTCAGGTGAAACACCTCTATGCGGCCACTTCTGgcatagtattatcttatttatCATTCGGATTTTCTTCGAATCTTCATTTCTTGGTGCCCATGTTCATTGGTTATGCTTCTATGCCTCTCTTTCGCCGCCGATGTGGACTCATCACTTTTTTCTTTGCTCTGGGCTACCTCATCGCATGGTACTTAACTATTTCATTACATAAATGTGtcgtgtgtgtgtttgtgttgttaaattaaatttgattgcagaaatttaaatatttcggCACTAAAGGAACTGATCAGATTGGTTGATCAGTAGGAGTACTTTTAGTTAGCGAAGAGTAAATCACTAATAgcacatttttttaaatagttGTTTGTTTGCGGATATACCATGTTAAGTTCCCAACTCTACTCGGAACCTTTATGTAAAAGTGCAGTTGATAGCATCACtggttttgacttttgacagaTTGTAgtttaattggttaattaaagATAGCAGAACCTTGTTAAATATGCTATTAATTTCCCCATGCTTTCTGTATCAAATTAGGGATTTTGTGTTTTTCATTCTGCTTTATACAATTATACGTATCCGAATTATATaagcatatatttttttaaaactgagTATAATTAGTGTATTTAAGCAGCTTGCATTATTCAACTTCTTCGTTTCTACTGGATGGCTCATGAACTATGACAACTATTGACAATGTAGCTATTCTGTTGATATGCTCTTTGCAGTAGATGACAATTCTACTCTATCTTATCTTCCAAATAAATGTAGAAAATGCAGATTCTTTTTAGATTTGTATATGGTTTTCATTGAATGTCGACTTGAAACCTTTATAGATGATGATAACAACCTTTTGAATATCTGAAATTTATGGAAGGTGTTCATTAATTTTGTCTATTGAAATTCATGTGTAGCCATGTATACTACATGAGTGGAGACGCTTGGAAAGAAGGCGGTATTGATGCCACTGGTAAGCACTCTGTACTTATAGTCTCTATTTAATCTTGTTCAGAATGTTGGAAGGACCAAAACCAAGAATGCACTTGGGTTTCTATACACTGTAAACCATATTACTCTTTGAAGACCCCTCATCGAGCTCTAAATAATGCAAAAACCAGTAAACTGAAGAAAAAGAGATACTGCTGCTTTCTTTAACTGTCATTTATCTGTTTATGTGTTGAAAAATATCTGGTTGCGTATAGGAGCCTTGATGGTTTTGACATTAAAAGTCATTTCTTGTGCTATTAATTACAATGATGGAATGCTAAAGGAAGAAAACTTGCGTGAGGCACAAAAGAAAAACAGATTGCTCAAGTTGCCCTCTATTGTTGAATATGTTGGGTATTGCCTCTGTTGTGGCAGTCACTTTGCCGGTCCAGTTTTTGAAATGAAGGATTATCTTGAATGGACTGAAAGAAAAGGGGTAAGTCAGCTGTCAGTTGATCATTCATGAGTTTTTTAGGTATTACTTTTTACTGCTTCCGTCGATTTATTTGCCTCTCGTTAAGCAGATCTGGACACCTTCAGCTAAGGGGAAGTCACCATCACCATATTGGCCAACACTTAAAGCTCTTTTCCAAGCTGTTTTGTGCATGGGATTGTACATGTACTTCGTCACCAAATTTCCCCTGTCTCGTTTTACAGACCCTGTATATCAAGAATGGGGTTTTATGAAACGAGTGGGTTTCCAGTACATGTCTGCCTTAACTGCACGTTGcaaatattatttcatatgGTCAATATCCGAAGCTTCCATCATCATTTCTGGTCTTGGTTTTAGCGGATGGACAGAATCTTCACCACCAAAACCACGATGGGACCGGGCAAAAAATGTTGATATCTTGGGTTTTGAGTTGGCAACAAGTGCAGTTGAGGTGCCACTTACATG
This region includes:
- the LOC108206609 gene encoding uncharacterized protein LOC108206609 codes for the protein MRKPEFAKPTSSKIKFESDSDEDDKKNQSLSSSEDEDDIKRELADVTFEDLQKARCDGSHTVYQKPNSQKSTSRANKNRPMEVTSKKPVARFREVIQVPKKAVRDPRFETLCGELDVDGFKKRYNFLYERELPAEKEELKKLMKKTKDSNAMDELKNRMTWVDKQLKSASTKNTDKKILSEHKKKEREAAKQGKQPFYLKKSEIRKQKLIEKYKELKQSGKLESFIEKRRKKNAAKDHRFMPYRRSNDSEQQT
- the LOC108209410 gene encoding scarecrow-like protein 28, with protein sequence MLAGCPSTLLSPRHRLRSEASAQFQACHFPSMSTQRLELPCSFTRKETSRSQSIRPVVNLSIEKPAEARTSSCSLKKSISLPPLTTAGQVVFHDGRLERRDEFRDKNKNRLKRFADENFFDEDINRAKKIRGSRKYDDSSEGGENLCLDQHWFHQSFEVPTSVSQFSGLNPQQAPFSLVYSEEEDTCVASSKVTISPLPNNPWAESVVTEFPKLGERDVEPSQAIAKEASESSTSSGSDNNLANRVHDDATEHEIGNVSRPHNPNGSTGFVAGSSDGNGDHDGFELVSLLMACIDAIHLKNIEGVNHFIAKLGELASPRGSSISRLTAYFTEAMALRVARVWPHIFYINTPRELNSAEEESGTALRLLNQVSPIPQFIHFTANEVLLRGFEGKDRVHIIDFDIKQGLQWPSFFQSLAFRNNPPSHVRITGIGESKQDLIETGERLAGFARALNLQFEFHPVVDRLEDVRLWMLHVKEGECVAVNCIFQLHKMLYDGSGGILMDFLGLLRSTNPTIVVMAEQEADHNYQSLETRLYNSLKYYGAIFDSLDLGLPQDSLARIKIEEMFGREIKNIISCEGRDRLERHENFGKWSHLMESGGFRNIGITEREFLQSRMLLKMYSFDNYRVEKQGLDDGSSALTLSWSDQSLYTVSAWAPLDIAGSSTSYSQPS
- the LOC108209411 gene encoding lysophospholipid acyltransferase 1, with the protein product MELELVSMASAIGVSVPVLRFLLCFIATIPVSYFHQLIPGGAQVKHLYAATSGIVLSYLSFGFSSNLHFLVPMFIGYASMPLFRRRCGLITFFFALGYLIACHVYYMSGDAWKEGGIDATGALMVLTLKVISCAINYNDGMLKEENLREAQKKNRLLKLPSIVEYVGYCLCCGSHFAGPVFEMKDYLEWTERKGIWTPSAKGKSPSPYWPTLKALFQAVLCMGLYMYFVTKFPLSRFTDPVYQEWGFMKRVGFQYMSALTARCKYYFIWSISEASIIISGLGFSGWTESSPPKPRWDRAKNVDILGFELATSAVEVPLTWNIQVSTWLRHYVYERLLQKGKKPGLFHLLATQTVTAVWHGLYPGYFIFFIHSALLIAGSRVIYRWQQMVPPKMAIFRKLLMAMNFTYTLLVLNCASVGFLVLTLSETLSAYKSVYFIATATPILLVLLGKIIKPAKPARTKPRKDE